Proteins found in one Carassius auratus strain Wakin chromosome 12, ASM336829v1, whole genome shotgun sequence genomic segment:
- the top2a gene encoding DNA topoisomerase 2-alpha, with amino-acid sequence MSETEGPLKSLFENKALSKPKKDDKRLSVERIYQKKTQLEHILLRPDTYIGSVEPVTQQMWVFDEDMGMNCRDITYVPGLYKIFDEILVNAADNKQRDKAMNCIKVNIDSENNSISVWNNGKGIPVVEHKVEKVYVPALIFGQLLTSSNYDDDEKKVTGGRNGYGAKLCNIFSTKFTVETACRESKRCFKQTWFDNMGRAGEYKIKPFDGEEYTCITFQPDLAKFKMQALDKDTVALLTRRAYDIAGSTKGVRVFLNGKKLPINGFRSYVDLYVKDKVDETGSPLTIVHEVVNERWEVCLTLSDKGFQQVSFVNSIATTKGGRHSDYVADQIVSKLIEVVKKKNKAGVTVKPFQVKNHMWLFVNCLIENPSFDSQTKENMTLQQKNFGSTCHLSEKFVKQANNCGIVESIMNWVKFKAQAQLNKKCSAVKHTKIKGVPKLDDANDAGGKNSTSCTLILTEGDSAKTLAVSGLGVVGRDRYGVFPLRGKMLNVREASHKQIMENAEINNIIKILGLQYKKNYSDPESLKSLRYGKLMIMTDQDQDGSHIKGLLINFIHHNWPSLLRHNFLEEFITPIIKASNKKQELSFYSIPEFNEWKEKQSNTKSWKIKYYKGLGTSTSKEAKEYFSDMMRHRIPFKYSGPADDEAITLAFSKKMVDERKEWLTSFMINRRQRREHNLPEEYLYGQETTSLTYHDFINKELVQFSNSDNERSIPCLVDGLKPGQRKVLFCCFKRNDKREVKVAQLAGSVAEMSAYHHGEVSLMMTIVGLAQNFVGSNNLNMLQPLGQFGTRLHGGKDSASPRYIFTMLSPLARLLFPAVDDNLLKYNYDDNLRVEPEWYIPIIPLVLANGGEGIGTGWASRIPNYDVREIINNIHRMLSGEDPLPMLPSYKGFKGTIDELAKNQYVNNGEVAIIDSTTIEITELPIKTWTQTYKENVLEAMLNGTEKVPALITDYKEYHTDTTVRFVIKMTEERLREAEAAGLHKVFKLQNLLTCHSMVLFDHVGSLKKYESVQDILKDFFELRMKYYVLRKDWLLGMLGAESARLSNQARFILEKIQGTLVIENKPKKELIRMLQQMGYDSDPVKAWKDAQAKDAEEDEDEEEKEKEEDTSGPDYNYLLSMPMWYLTKEKKDELCKQRDAKMTELNTLKMKAPADLWKEDLAAFTEELERVEQKEKESQNSVPVVKGKVGKSKVVKVKNETMPTPQGRRVIPRITSTMKVQAVKKEGVKRGKAGKKEAGVVMKMEFDDDADAAADGSEMGLTARLTKKIKKEPAKDKTTKSGKQTTLSFKPIQKKNPWSSDEGESESDMELIPEEVAPREKKARKAAVEKKYSLSSSEDEFDDWGKSSKQRRAVIEDDESFLPEASGAPDSDIDSPPPAPVVKKAPAKTSKPKVDKLEASSKSGSETSQEPAPKPVKKSAVGATKKPAAKKTSAAPKKKATDAKQPSILDVLSKTSPKKSKATKKPVAVKQSSDSDGAAPVVVEKKPAKKRKPTQSSDQSDSSDSERGNLIDRLKGKSTAVKKAKSVEDDDSFQLEQKVVMSGAPRSRAARTTKPVTYALDSDSDDY; translated from the exons ATGTCTGAAACAGAAGGACCTCTGAAG AGTTTGTTTGAGAATAAGGCTCTCAGTAAGCCCAAGAAAGATGATAAGCGTCTGTCTGTGGAAAGGATCTATCAGAAGAAGACCCAGCTGGAGCATATTCTGCTCCGTCCTGACACCTACATAGGCTCTGTGGAGCCTGTTACTCAG CAAATGTGGGTGTTTGATGAGGATATGGGAATGAACTGCAGAGACATCACATATGTCCCAGGACTCTACAAGATCTTTGACGAGATTTTGG TGAATGCTGCTGATAACAAACAGAGGGACAAAGCTATGAACTGCATCAAGGTTAACATTGACTC gGAGAATAACAGCATCAGTGTGTGGAACAACGGAAAGGGTATTCCTGTGGTTGAGCACAAGGTGGAAAAGGTGTACGTTCCTGCTCTGATCTTTGGCCAACTCTTGACCTCCAGTAACTATGATGATGATGAGAAGAAGGTCACAG GTGGCCGTAATGGATACGGTGCGAAGTTGTGTAACATCTTCAGCACCAAGTTCACGGTGGAGACTGCGTGCCGAGAGTCAAAACGCTGTTTCAAACAG ACATGGTTTGATAACATGGGCCGAGCAGGGGAGTATAAGATCAAGCCCTTTGATGGTGAAGAATACACCTGCATCACATTCCAGCCGGACCTGGCAAAGTTTAAGATGCAGGCATTAGATAAAGACACTGTCGCACTGCTGACTCGACGAGCGTATGACATTGCTGGATCCACTAAGGGTGTCCGTGTCTTTCTCAATGGGAAGAAGCTACCT ATTAATGGTTTCCGTAGCTATGTGGACCTGTATGTAAAGGATAAGGTGGATGAGACCGGTTCTCCCCTGACAATAGTCCATGAGGTTGTGAATGAGCGCTGGGAGGTGTGTCTTACCCTTAGTGATAAAGGGTTCCAGCAAGTCAGCTTTGTTAACAGCATTGCCACGACTAAG GGTGGCAGACACAGCGACTATGTTGCAGACCAGATTGTGTCCAAATTGATTGAAGTGGTGAAAAAGAAGAACAAGGCTGGAGTGACTGTCAAACCTTTCCAG GTGAAGAACCACATGTGGTTGTTTGTGAACTGTCTGATCGAGAACCCCAGCTTTGACTCTCAGACCAAAGAGAACATGACATTACAGCAGAAGAATTTCGGTTCCACCTGCCATCTGAGTGAAAAGTTTGTTAAACAG GCTAATAACTGCGGAATTGTGGAGAGCATTATGAACTGGGTGAAGTTTAAAGCCCAGGCTCAGCTCAATAAGAAATGCTCTGCTGTCAAACACACTAAGATTAAAGGAGTACCCAAGCTGGATGACGCCAACGATGCAG GTGGGAAGAACTCCACTAGCTGCACTCTGATCCTGACAGAAGGAGACTCGGCCAAAACTCTGGCCGTGTCAGGTCTGGGTGTGGTGGGACGTGACCGCTATGGTGTGTTCCCTCTGCGTGGTAAAATGCTCAATGTTCGAGAGGCTTCACACAAACAG ATCATGGAGAATGCGGAGATCAACAACATCATAAAGATCCTGGGTCTGCAGTACAAGAAGAACTACAGTGACCCTGAGTCACTCAAGAGCCTGCGCTACGGCAAGCTCATGATCATGACAGATCAG GATCAAGATGGATCTCACATTAAAGGTCTTCTCATCAACTTTATCCATCATAACTGGCCGTCACTGCTGCGCCACAACTTCCTGGAAGAGTTTATCACACCGATCATCAAG GCATCCAATAAGAAGCAGGAGCTTTCTTTCTACAGTATCCCAGAGTTCAACGAGTGGAAGGAGAAACAAAGTAACACCAAATCCTGGAAGATCAAATACTACAAAG GTTTGGGTACCAGCACGTCTAAGGAGGCCAAAGAGTATTTTTCGGATATGATGAGACACCGTATCCCTTTTAAGTACTCCGGGCCGGCTGATGATGAAGCTATCACCCTG GCCTTTAGTAAGAAGATGGTAGATGAGAGGAAGGAATGGCTGACCAGCTTCATGATCAACAGACGTCAGCGCAGAGAACACAACCTTCCTGAG GAGTACCTGTACGGACAGGAAACCACATCCCTCACCTACCATGACTTTATCAATAAAGAGCTTGTGCAGTTCTCCAACTCTGACAACGAGAGATCAATCCCCTGCTTGGTGGATG GTCTGAAACCAGGCCAAAGGAAAGTGCTTTTCTGCTGTTTTAAGAGGAATGATAAGAGAGAGGTGAAAGTGGCTCAATTGGCTGGATCAGTGGCTGAGATGTCAGCATATCACCATGGAGAG GTCTCTCTTATGATGACCATTGTGGGTCTTGCTCAGAACTTTGTGGGCAGTAATAATTTGAACATGCTTCAGCCTCTGGGTCAGTTCGGCACACGTTTGCATGGAGGCAAAGACTCTGCCAGCCCCAGATACATCTTTACTATGCTCAG TCCACTTGCTCGTCTGCTGTTCCCTGCTGTGGATGATAACCTGTTGAAGTATAACTACGATGATAATTTGCGTGTGGAGCCAGAGTGGTACATACCCATCATCCCTCTGGTGCTGGCTAATGGAGGTGAGGGCATCGGCACAGGATGGGCCAGCCGCATCCCCAACTATGATGTGAGAGAGATCATCAACAATATTCACCGCATGCTCAGTGGAGAAGATCCACTTCCCatg CTTCCAAGCTATAAGGGGTTCAAAGGCACCATTGATGAATTGGCGAAGAATCAGTATGTGAATAACGGAGAGGTGGCCATCATTGACTCTACCACCATTGAGATCACTGAACTGCCAATCAAAACCTGGACACAG ACCTATAAGGAGAATGTTTTGGAGGCGATGCTGAACGGCACGGAGAAGGTTCCTGCTTTAATCACAGACTATAAGGAGTATCATACAGACACCACAGTGCGTTTCGTCATTAAGATGACAGAGGAGCGCCTGAGAGAGGCTGAGGCAGCTGGACTACACAAAGTCTTCAAACTACAGAATCTGCTCACCTGTCACTCTATG GTGTTGTTTGATCATGTGGGCAGTCTGAAGAAGTACGAGTCTGTTCAGGACATCCTGAAGGATTTCTTTGAGCTCAGAATGAAGTATTACGTCCTAAGGAAAGACTGGCTGCTAGGTATGCTGGGGGCTGAAAGTGCCAGACTTTCCAACCAGGCCCGATTCATTCTGGAGAAGATCCAGGGCACTCTGGTCATTG aaaataaaccgAAGAAGGAGCTGATCCGCATGCTCCAGCAGATGGGCTATGACTCGGACCCTGTTAAGGCATGGAAAGATGCTCAGGCAAAG GATgcagaggaggatgaggatgaggaggagaaggAAAAAGAGGAGGACACATCTGGCCCTGATTATAACTATCTACTCAGCATGCCCATGTGGTACCTGACCAAAGAAAAGAAAGATGAGCTATGCAAACAGAGAGATGCTAAG ATGACGGAGTTGAACACGCTCAAGATGAAAGCACCTGCTGATCTGTGGAAAGAGGATCTGGCAGCCTTTACTGAGGAACTggag CGTGTGGAACAGAAGGAGAAAGAGTCCCAAAATTCAGTGCCTGTGGTGAAAGGTAAAGTGGGAAAATCAAAGGTGGTGAAGGTAAAGAACGAGACCATGCCCACTCCACAGGGCCGGCGCGTCATCCCCCGCATCACCAGCACCATGAAGGTCCAAGCCGTTAAGAAGGAGGGAGTCAAACGAGGCAAAGCTGGGAAG AAAGAGGCTGGTGTGGTGATGAAGATGGAGTTCGATGATGATGCAGACGCAGCAGCCGATGGCTCTGAAATGGGACTGACTGCAAGACTCACCAAGAAGATCAAGAAAGAGCCAGCCAAAGACAAAA CCACAAAGTCAGGCAAGCAGACCACCCTCTCCTTTAAACCGATCCAGAAGAAGAACCCCTGGTCTTCTGATGAGGGAGAATCTGAATCTGACATGGAGCTTATCCCTGAGGAAGTGGCTCCAAGAGAAAAGAAAGCGCGCAAAG CCGCGGTGGAAAAGAAGTACAGTCTGTCGAGCAGTGAAGATGAGTTTGATGACTGGGGAAAGAGCTCTAAACAGAGGCGTGCTGTCATTGAGGATGATGAGTCTTTCCTCCCAGAAGCCAGCGGTGCACCTGATAGTGACATTGACTCCCCTCCTCCTGCACCTGTTGT gaaaaaagcaccagcaaaaACCAGCAAACCAAAAGTAGATAAACTCGAAGCCAGTAGCAAGTCTGGCT CTGAGACCAGCCAAGAGCCAGCCCCTAAACCTGTGAAAAAATCAGCTGTAGGAGCCACCAAGAAACCGGCCGCAAAGAAGACCAGTGCTGCTCCTAAGAAGAAAGCTACAG ATGCAAAACAGCCCTCAATCCTTGATGTGCTCTCTAAAACAAGTCCTAAAAAATCCAAAGCCACCAAGAAGCCTGTTGCTGTCAAACAGTCTTCTGACTCGGACGGCGCAGCCCCTGTTGTGGTTGAGAAGAAACCGGCCAAGAAGAGGAAGCCCACTCAAAGCAGTGACCAGTCAGACAGTTCAGACTCTGAACGTGGCAATCTGATAGATCGCCTCAAGGGCAAAAGCACTGCTGTAAAG AAAGCGAAGAGCGTGGAGGATGATGACAGCTTTCAGCTGGAACAGAAGGTTGTGATGTCTGGAGCTCCCAGGAGCCGAGCTGCACGTACCACCAAACCTGTGACCTACGCTCTGGATTCCGATTCTGATGACTATTAA